From a single Arachis hypogaea cultivar Tifrunner chromosome 3, arahy.Tifrunner.gnm2.J5K5, whole genome shotgun sequence genomic region:
- the LOC112791269 gene encoding PLAT domain-containing protein 3, translating to MCGSYTYHISMASSTAFFSLLFLLSLSFAATIRSDSDAECVFTVYVRTGSVLKGGTDSKIGLKLYDKYGYYIYINNLQAWGGLMGKNYNYFERGNLDIFSGRGPCLESPVCAVNVTSDGAGSHHGWYCNYVEVTTTGPHVSCNQEQFEVEQWLAVDTVPYQLWAARNKCRYSLDQARPRPNHGGASLSMSL from the exons ATGTGCGGATCTTACACTTATCACATAAGCATGGCTTCCTCAACAGcgttcttctctctcctctttctactGTCTCTCTCGTTCGCCGCAACCATCAGATCC GATTCTGATGCGGAGTGCGTGTTTACGGTGTACGTTAGGACGGGATCGGTGTTGAAAGGGGGAACGGATTCCAAGATCGGATTGAAGCTATACGACAAGTACGGTTACTACATCTACATCAACAACCTCCAGGCCTGGGGAGGCTTAATGGGCAAGAACTACAACTACTTCGAACGCGGCAACCTCGACATCTTCAGCGGCAGGGGACCGTGTCTCGAATCACCTGTATGCGCCGTTAATGTCACCTCCGACGGCGCCGGTTCTCATCACGGATGGTACTGCAACTACGTCGAGGTCACCACCACTGGGCCCCACGTCTCCTGCAATCAAGAGCAGTTCGAAGTGGAGCAGTGGCTTGCTGTTGATACCGTTCCCTATCAGCTTTGGGCCGCTAGGAATAAGTGCAGGTACAGCTTGGACCAGGCCCGCCCCAGGCCCAACCATGGAGGAGCTAGTCTGTCCATGTCTCTATGA
- the LOC112791271 gene encoding inactive TPR repeat-containing thioredoxin TTL3-like — protein MGDILPHKYGCCLVFWRRGTTSETSAPIAKINDKNFVKEPNPKYMKRHGGGSKDASSVPTTTSKAQDYSSRSNSSKPHQYKPTLAVTENKVRGTSRVSPAEGYVTQGRRVPQEAVGISGELERMIMDHHKSNGSSTLVRASSSNVMLAGDLGNLRQQSTNSSNSAVGKHIRQENPDPVAYNGKNTNPTELNVARIEKKDSASFCRALSIRMDPEQLKIMGNEDYKNGRFEEALALYDAAIALDPNKASYRSNRSAALTARGRLLEAVFECREAIQIEPHYHRAHHRLGNLYTRLGETDKALYHYKHAGPEANPEEIARAKNLQLQLNKCTEARRLGDWNNLIKETNNAISCGADSAPQIFALQAEAFLKLRRHQDADEAMSKGPKFKVEDCTKFFGAISNANLLVTRAQVDLVAGRFEAALEAVQEASRLDSNNREVSKVMRKAKGMAAARSNGNNLFKESKFSEACAAYEEGLAHDPYNSVLLCNRAACRANLAQYDKAVEDCTAALSLRPSYTKARLRRANCNAKLKKWEAAIQDYEILVKETPEDEEVSRALLEAKAQLSKK, from the exons ATGGGAGATATATTGCCGCATAAATATGGTTGCTGCTTAGTATTCTGGAGACGCGGAACAACCTCCGAGACTTCTGCTCCCATTGCCAAAATCAATGACAAGAATTTTGTGAAGGAACCGAACCCAAAATACATGAAAAGGCATGGAGGTGGCTCCAAAGATGCATCTTCGGTGCCAACAACTACGTCCAAAGCCCAAGATTATTCATCACGTTCTAACTCCTCCAAGCCTCATCAATACAAGCCAACTCTTGCTGTGACCGAAAATAAAGTACGAGGCACATCAAGAGTTTCACCTGCTGAGGGCTATGTCACTCAAGGAAGGAGGGTGCCCCAAGAAGCCGTTGGCATATCCGGCGAGCTCGAAAGAATGATCATGGATCACCACAAGTCAAATGGAAGCAGTACCCTTGTTAGAGCTTCATCAAGCAATGTCATGCTGGCTGGTGATTTAGGTAACCTGAGGCAACAGAGTACCAATTCAAGCAATAGTGCTGTGGGCAAACATATTAGGCAAGAAAACCCAGACCCGGTTGCTTATAACGGAAAAAACACAAATCCTACGGAGCTAAATGTGGccagaatagaaaagaaagactctgcttctttTTGCAGAGCACTATCTATTAGAATGGATCCAGAGCAGTTAAAGATAATGGGAAATGAAGATTACAAGAATGGGAGGTTTGAAGAGGCTTTAGCTTTGTATGATGCTGCGATTGCGCTTGATCCGAATAAGGCATCGTATAGGAGCAACAGAAGTGCAGCATTAACTGCACGTGGTAGGCTCTTGGAAGCTGTGTTTGAGTGTAGAGAAGCCATCCAAATAGAGCCTCATTACCATAGAGCTCATCATCGATTGGGAAACTTGTACACAAG ATTAGGGGAAACAGATAAGGCCCTTTATCATTATAAACATGCAGGACCTGAGGCTAATCCAGAAGAGATTGCAAGAGCAAAGAATCTTCAGCTCCAGCTAAACAAGTGCACCGAGGCTCGCAGGTTAGGAGATTGGAACAACCTCATCAAGGAGACTAATAACGCTATATCATGCGGTGCAGATTCCGCTCCACAG ATATTTGCATTGCAAGCAGAAGCATTTTTAAAGCTCCGAAGGCATCAAGATGCAGACGAAGCAATGTCAAAGGGTCCAAAGTTTAAAGTTGAGGATTGTACCAAGTTCTTTGGAGCCATAAGTAATGCAAATTTGTTGGTGACTCGGGCTCAAGTTGATTTGGTTGCTGGCAG ATTTGAAGCTGCATTAGAAGcagttcaagaagcaagtaggctaGACTCAAATAACAGGGAGGTTAGCAAAGTGATGAGGAAGGCGAAAGGCATGGCAGCTGCAAGATCAAATGGCAACAACCTTTTCAAGGAATCGAAATTCTCCGAGGCTTGTGCTGCCTATGAAGAGGGTCTTGCCCATGATCCTTATAACTCGGTTTTGCTATGCAACCGAGCTGCTTGTAGAGCAAACTTAGCTCAATACGACAAAGCTGTGGAAGATTGTACGGCTGCTCTTAGTTTGCGCCCATCTTACACCAAGGCCAGGTTGAGAAGAGCTAATTGTAATGCAAAG TTGAAAAAATGGGAAGCTGCAATACAAGACTATGAAATATTGGTAAAAGAGACACCGGAAGATGAGGAAGTAAGTAGGGCTTTGTTGGAGGCCAAAGCGCAACTCAGTAAAAAGTAA